A window from Balearica regulorum gibbericeps isolate bBalReg1 chromosome 1, bBalReg1.pri, whole genome shotgun sequence encodes these proteins:
- the ING1 gene encoding inhibitor of growth protein 1 isoform X2, whose protein sequence is MSHLSDSSFRDSAFAQLCTLKKEILKDLDDYYEKFKRETDAVQKRRMLHCIQRALIRSQELGDEKIQIVSQMVELVENRTRQVDSHVELFETCQETNDTTGNSGKASQDKSKNETITQAEKPNNKRSRRQRNNENRENASNNHDHDDITSGTPKEKKAKTSKKKKRSKAKAEREASPPDLPIDPNEPTYCLCNQVSYGEMIGCDNDECPIEWFHFSCVGLNHKPKGKWYCPKCRGENEKTMDKALEKSKKERAYNR, encoded by the exons ATGAGCCACTTATCAGATAGCAGCTTCAGGGATTCTGCCTTTGCTCAGCTTTGTACATTAAAAAAGG AGATTCTGAAGGACCTGGATGATTACTATGAAAAATTTAAACGAGAGACAGATGCAGtgcaaaagagaagaatgtTGCACTGCATACAGAGAGCCTTGATTCGGAGTCAGGAACTGGGGGACGAGAAGATCCAAATCGTCAGTCAGATGGTAGAGCTGGTTGAGAACAGAACCAGGCAAGTGGACAGCCACGTGGAACTGTTTGAGACTTGTCAAGAGACTAATGATACCACTGGAAACAGCGGGAAAGCCAGCCAGGACAAGTCAAAGAACGAGACAATCACGCAGGCCGAAAAGCCCAACAATAAGAGATCGAGGCGGCAAAGAAATAATGAGAATCGAGAGAACGCTTCAAATAATCATGATCATGATGACATCACCTCAGGAACtccaaaggagaagaaagcaaaaacgTCCAAGAAGAAGAAACGCTCCAAGGCTAAAGCAGAGCGGGAAGCTTCTCCCCCAGACCTTCCCATTGACCCTAATGAGCCAACATACTGCTTGTGCAACCAGGTCTCCTATGGAGAAATGATAGGCTGCGATAACGATGAGTGCCCCATCGAGTGGTTTCACTTTTCCTGCGTGGGACTCAATCATAAACCAAAGGGCAAATGGTACTGCCCCAAATGTAGAGGAGAAAACGAGAAAACTATGGACAAGGCATTGGAGAAGTCTAAAAAAGAAAGGGCCTACAACAGGTAG